A region of the Aulosira sp. FACHB-615 genome:
ATCTTATAAGTAAGTCAGGATCTTTGTAATATGAATCTATGCTTGTTGTATTAGTTTGTTGATTTTCTGTATTTAGCCGATATACACCCATATGATCAGATGTAGATATTGTTCTATTTACTGCGCTAACCATTTCAAGCCCCACTTTTGTTTTACTTCTTCTGTTATTAGGTGTAAAAAAGCATCAACGGTATATTCATGAGCCGAATTAAACCAATCATCAAAATTCAATTTTGTATCTATGCTGCGAGTTGTTAACTCAAGAAGAATAACATAATTATTATCATCAACTCTAATTGTTTGATTAATTTTAACTGCTAGAATACCAATTTGTTCTGAGATATCAAACTCAAAATTAGCGTTACAGAATATAGGTTTTTCTAGATAACCTTCCCAATCCTTACCAATAAAGGTAAAAATTTTATGGTTATCTCTTGGGTCATACCAACCGAAACTTTGATCAATCTGATTAAGATAGGTTATTTCATAACGAATCGGTTGCAACACAGTGTTTTCGGTTTTGATCCACCATTCTTGAAAGTGCTGCCATTCACTTTCAAATCTCGGATATATTTCCTTAAAATGAGGATATTCATCTGCTTCACCTTGACGACGCCAGTTGTAATGAAATCGGTTTGACTGCAACTGTATGAGTTGTTTTCTGTCAAGTGACTCAAACCAAACTCGACGGAGTTTGGGCATCATAGGAAGAAGTTCAATGTCTCCTATTGGCGGTCTGTCAAGTGGTGGAGAAGGAAATCTGTCCTGAATACTCTGCCAGTACAGTCCGAAATGCACAGAAGAGAACCCTGGATCGTTGAATTCAACGCCCAAGACAACTTCTGTCAGTGGTGACTTACTGAATTTAGCTATTGACATTCGCTCAACCTCATAACTGTGGCTGCTCCTCAGACAATATCAAATTCCTACTCCTTTTGTAGTTATCGCTTGAACAAGTACAGCAAGCTACACAGTTAAGCACAAGCTAAAGGAGCATAGCATAGTCTTCGTTCTACTCTTAGATTACCCTTACCTTCTACCCAAATACTTAAATTCTTTCTATAGACTGACAGCCTAGTCGCTCAAAAAAATTATCATCTTGAGCAAATAAACCCATCTAAATCCTTATATTAATTTGAATAAGTTCTTTAGAAGTCATACCAGCTTGTATCGCAACTACAAGATGCAGTAATTTCTAAAGCCTTCTCTAATACCTGAAAAAAGTGATCAGGAATGGGCTTTCTGTGACCTGCCCCTCTGGAACTTTCTCATATACAATGATTTGGGCAAATTTATTTGGTAATGGTGTCAACAAACCGTCCATTTCTGATTGAGGGACATCAATTACTTGTAGGGCTACGGCTATCAGTGCATATGTTAGCGATCATCAAGATACCATGCTATCAGTCTCACGATATCGCGTGCTAATCTATGCTTTCCTTAAGATGATTTAAGACTAATCGCTGTCCCCTGGGAGTAAGCGCACAAAATCAATGGGAAAACCATAAATCGGTAGTATATTTACCTAAATTAATTCATCATACAGTCGGGGTTTGCCAATTTTTTCTAACTCTGCTTCAATAAATAGTTCTGACAAAGGAGACAGCGCAGATGAACGATGAGCCAACCCCACCACACCCAGAACAGACAGATGGTTTATTATCTGACTTGCTGCAAGAAGTTCAAAAATGGGAGGGAACCCTTGCTGGTGGTACTAAATTAGGTGTTGGGGCGGAAGCGGTTGACAGTCTGTTTAAAACAAAGGTTAGCTTTGGTAATCCTCAAGATAAGTTAATTCGCCTCACAGAAGATACATTTATAAATAGCGGTACTGAACTGATTGACATTTACAAGCAGCAGATGCGCGACCAGTTCGACTTTTATTACATGACTCTTACCGTAGATTTACGTCCTGAGCGAGTTGCTCAGTTTTGGCGGTTAACCTGTGAGTTGGACTTTGGGCCGAAAGGAAGCAAAGAACCAATTATTCAAAGCCTATTCCCTTCTGACAGATGGCGTTCAGTGATGAGTTTTGGCGTAGGTCTGGATGTGGGGCTGGGTGGTAATTTGGAATGGAGTATAGGAATTGATAGCTCCCAGTTGGCTCAACTTTTACCATCGATTCCTAATAATTTGAAAGCAAGTGTGTCAACTAAGGATAATTTCAAAGCGTTTCTAGCTGTTCCAGCTTACAATTATCAACTTGGTTACTCAGAAATTATCGCTAACGGTGAAGGTAATTCAGTGTGTTACTGGCGGATTAATGATGATAATTTACAACGAATTGGGACAGCAAAATTTGCAATTGTCTTTAAAGTACCCAAGGGAACTGATTCTATAACTGTGCGGGGTACGGTATGGGCTGAACCGAAGATGAACTGGTTAACTTCTGCTTTAGAAGATGTAGCTGCTGTCTTGTCGGAGCGTTTTCAGAGATTGTTAGGACAAGGGGATGATGCAGCAAGCAAATTCGCCCGTGGTGGTGATGCCGAATTCTGGACTTTAACACTTCCGAAATAAGCTGAATTGACATAAATAAAATGTATGCCTACGGCAAGGGTAAAAGCTAGTTTTGATATGGATAAAAGTTATTATACTTACCGCATTCGTATAGCTAATTTTGAGCGCGTGCAGGTAGAAAAGAAAGACGCTCAACATCAGCTTTTGGGAGAACCTTCTGGCGTTTTTCGTTACAGAAATAACTTAGAGGAGATTCACTCCCAGATTAATACAGCACGAAATGGCGAAATCAAAAACTCCAAGCAAGCGCGT
Encoded here:
- a CDS encoding TIGR04255 family protein, whose translation is MSIAKFSKSPLTEVVLGVEFNDPGFSSVHFGLYWQSIQDRFPSPPLDRPPIGDIELLPMMPKLRRVWFESLDRKQLIQLQSNRFHYNWRRQGEADEYPHFKEIYPRFESEWQHFQEWWIKTENTVLQPIRYEITYLNQIDQSFGWYDPRDNHKIFTFIGKDWEGYLEKPIFCNANFEFDISEQIGILAVKINQTIRVDDNNYVILLELTTRSIDTKLNFDDWFNSAHEYTVDAFLHLITEEVKQKWGLKWLAQ